The following DNA comes from Salvia splendens isolate huo1 chromosome 17, SspV2, whole genome shotgun sequence.
AGACCTGATGCTGAGTTGAGCTAACTTCCAGAAAAAGACCTGATGAACAAATATAATAAATGCTTTTGAGCTGAGGCTGAGTTTAACCAAAATTTtgcgaagaagaagaaggaattaTAGAGATAGAAGGAGAAACGAGAGAGATGGACACGTAGTTTTAACCCATTCCCCAAATCAATATGGGAAGTCCAAGTACTGCATATTTTCTTCCTTGTACTAAATTCCTAAAACAAACACATCTCCACACTGAAACGAGCTGAAATCTTTTAACTAAGACAGTGATAGGCAAGTACAAGCCCTAAAATATCTTCGTACCTCGAATAAATTGTACTATTTCTGATCGAAATTGGCGAAGAAATTGAACGACGTCGCACTATTTCACCCGAAATTACTCAATTACGGGTCGGCGACGAAGCGTGGGCGGCAGAATAACTCGAAATCGTTTGGGAAGATCAGAACTCAGAAGGCAAcatgaagaagaagatagaTCAGATCGTTAAAAAAGTTTTGCAAATTAATGATAAATTGTGTGTTCGGTCCCTGAACTATGAAGTTTTCCAATTTCGGTCCTCGAATTTTGGAACATGGTTTTTCCTTTTCCTTCTTTAATATAAACTAGAGGTcaggtggcaaatcgtgcgtgtttggtcgttatcgtgtcgacacgataacaacaaacacgaacaagATCCATTAAGAAAActccaaacacgaacacgaacacgacccgctaccctcaAACATGAATACGACACAAACAAGACACGAActcattaacgacacgaaccacttcgggtcaacacgacacgataagaacacatatatgacacgacacaataacgacactataataataatattataatatattaatattatttctaatattaaatattaaattttaattttaaaatagataaaataataatattataatatattaatataatttcttaacgtgtaacacgaacacgacatgaagttttcgtgtcgttatcatgtcgacacgataacgacacaaaCCCAATAAGCTTTGAGACATACCTATTAATTttgtgcggattcgtgtcgtgttatcgtgttgtgccaaaaattgtcagcccctGTATTATAAATAGAAATTTAAATGTAGCATCATGGATTACATCAGACTCAAACCCGAGACATTAACTACTGTACAATGTATGTTTTTGCTTTATACGAACGTATATAGACTGTCACAGTTGATCTAACAATAATAGTCGTAAAAAAATCAAGCTTTTTAGGTGAATTGAATGTTAGTACTACTAAACAACTAACAAATATAACGAAATTTTATTTGAATCGAAATTATAgtaaattacataataaataaataaacataacTTCGACACATTAACCACATTGAATACAAAGTGGCACGAAACCTTTCTGAGTTTTGTGGATATTTCTTACAAAAACTTTGCCATTCTTTATCTCATATTACCCTTGCGAAGAACATCAATCATATCATAAATCCGTTTGTCGGCTTTCGATCTCACCTGCGTTTCGCAAAACAGGCTTAAATTAGGACAGTTATACAACAATGGAGCAAAATGAATCCAACTTTATTTCTCAGAATCGACCCCGTTAGGGCGATCGGATATTACTAGTAATACAACAGATTACCTTCTTGGCGAGGAATAGAGTGGCATCAACAGTACCCTCTGCATAGATCGATCTACCACACACGTTGTGCTGAAACTCAAAGTTGACCCTGCTCCAGTGGACATACAAATGCAATAATGAGAAACGTGCAACGAACTATTCAATGGAATCCAAAATCATAGAGAGGGCTAGTACTTACGTTCCATCGGGTGATGTTAGGTGATACGTGTGGAATGCATGACCAGACAAATGTTCTTCAGGGACACCCACCATCTTAACTTGTAACTTAGGGTCCCTTATTAGTTGCACCTGATTCAGAAAAAGATTCGATAAATGTAGTATTGAAAAACCATTTACACCCCATCTCAGTCAAAATGCTtccaaacacaatgtaataagcCACAACAACCTAGAGGTATCCCGAATTCCCAGAATGATGGCAATCGATACTTAAAATTAGCATGTTTTTGCACTATAAGTAATAACTGAAGATCAGTGTGAGAGCCACCACAAAAAAAATGTTCCCAACCAAGACATATCTGCAACTGCTTCTGGACAGATCAGCACATGGTATTAACGGTGACACTTGCTGCCCGATGGTgcatgaaaagaaaagagtaaCTTTTTAGCAGAAAATCTACCTGCTCTTCGTCAAATTTAGCCCCCAGTTTCTGGAAACATGAGATGACAGCCTTAGCAGTTCCAGAAACATCCAACTTGCTAGCTTGATGAGACTCCATTACCTATACAAATGTTCGACAGGGGAGAGAGGAAAACGTAAAATATCAAGCCAGATTGTTGCTACTCGTATAACATagacattttatgttaaaagaTGCCATTAAGAACATGATAAAAAAACATGAGTGCAGAGAATTTACCTTTAGATCATACCCAGAAAAAGCACCAGGAAATTGTTCTGACATAATTTCCATGGCTGCAAGAAATGCTACCACCTAAAAGATCAGTTCAAAAATGTTATTCATGTAAAATATGGAGAATTTATGATAGGGAACAGAAAATCAGTTGCTCAGGACTGAGCACCTGTTTACTCATTTGGGGGGATATCACAGCATACACATTCGAGTCACCCACTGCCTTATACAGAAGCTCCCTGTCTCCTCCAGTAGTTCCCATGACAAAGGGTACCCCGACTTTGCAATAGAGGGCAGCATTATCTGTATGCCATGAAATGAATATTACAGAAGTCAATCTTGATATTGGATTGAAATATCAGAAGGAAAATTGGACATGGGACAAGAAACTTGACACATATTCCCAGTCATGCATGCAAATTGCAAAGTTATCGAGTACATAGGTAACCGACAACTTTAAACACCATGCTCATCCACATCAACTGCGAGTTGCTATCAGTATATCACCTTGAAGAAAGTAGTTTATTATTCTTATATTTTTCAAGAGTGCAAAGTGTCATTCACAGTTCCATTTTTGCTTTAACTCCATGCTAtatatttttcagaaaaaaaaaattatatcaagACCAACAAAGAGGCATGAGGGAACAAATAATCCAATCATACGAACAACAGCAGCAGCATAAAATGCTGAACCAGTTACATGATAAAGAATATGTAGCCCCAATCAAGGCATAAATCTATGTAATTGTGTAACACTGCAATATCATCTACTGGAATGAAATTCAAAAGTGTTCTAGAGCTTCTTCAATCAGTAACCACTCAATAAACCTCAACTGTAACAAAATGAGCATATGCTTACCATTCACAGCAGCTGGCACTGTGTAGTCCACTACAATCAAGTCCGGATAATCGTTAAATGTCGAAGCCAATACAGATTCTCGGTCAGACGGACCGTGAATTTCAATCTGCATCCCACCGAAATCCAGGACCTTCCCTGCATCCTCAGGAACGCCTAACGCTACAGGCACCGGGTTAAGCCCCGCAGCCATGGCGGCTTCAAGCACAGCCCTCCCCATTTTCCCAGCACAGCCATTTACCTACAGCAAACATAATAAATTCCACCAACAATGAGGCTATAAAGCAGAATTCAAATGCTCACTTCTACATTCACCAAAATTTCTAATTGGATTAAAATCGGAAACAACTGGATCAAATATACAGAAATCTACCATTATCGAAGTTCCAGAATTCCTCGGCTCAGGCGTAGACACCACCGCGGCGGATTGCGCGGAGCTGCTTGCCATCGCGACGAGAGATGTTTTCGGAATGGGAGTTCTGCAGCTCAATCTATTAGCAAACGTATTTTCGTTTTTCAAATCAATGCATGGATTCTGCAGATTGATGTATTCTCGACGAGTTGTGAAGCTTGAGTTTAACGAGGCTCTCGCGAGAAATGCCATTTAGAGAAGACGGAGCTTGACGACGACGGTAAAACAGCGGCTGAGCTGAGTACTACCGTTGGCTTAGGGTTTAAGACGAGTAAACCCACTGTAATTTGGGTAAATTGTGTAAGCACGTAACCGAACTTTTTCTTACATTTCgttttataaacattaattgatttaaaataaatttcatactaatcaATTTCCTAACccttcgaaaaaaaaattaaaacttttacttaaatatttatatatttaagcaaaaaattattttttattaaatactccctccgtttcactatagttgaggcggaacttttgggcacggagtctaagaaagagatgttgggtgtgttaaataaatagttaaaatagtaagagagaggaaaatgtatagagaataaagtataaagtgaataaagtagagacaatgaagtaagagaaagagtaaagtaagaaagagaaaaaagttaccatatatggaaatgactcaactatgaagaaactttccgaaatgaaaaaatgactcaactatagtgaaacagagggagtattgtataattaattcaaatcaagCTCAAAATCATGTTACGATTTGACATAAAATTTTTATGACTTCTTTCTTATTGCTACAtactataatataataaataacaaaactaatttttaattaaattcacttaaatttataaatttaaagatATTAGGTATAATTatcttttccaaaaaaaatactactagtagtagGAGTATTCAAAATTTAATTCTATAGGATTTTTTAGTTAGTTTAGCAGTTTTTTTATCCTATGTTATGTATTGTAATTTGTGTAGTCAAATTTTCATTTCTTCCAATAGTCAATAAAGATGTTTCCCCAATTTTCTCGCCTCTCTCTTATTCGTCGGTTACTCCATTCCATAGCACTttctttcatcttcttcaatgATTTTTCTGCATTTTGATTCTCCATTTTTCCCATCTATAGTAAATTTGGTTCATCCTCACTCAAGGGCAGCCTATAATCGTATTAAATGTAAATGTAAATGTAAAGTGTGATGCATAACTTCAAGTAGATTTATTTTAAAACCTAATCATTTCTCCCTCTTTTAAATTTGTTTTCACTTTCcacaattttattatttcatcGCTCACCTCAATAAATACATGAATATGAATATTTAATATATCTTCAAAACCTTTTTCATTTGCAAActttataaaatatctaagtATGAATGTATGATGGTATTTTtattgagtattttttttcaaaactctcATTTATATGTCTATATTTCAATAATGATGGATAGTTAAGGTCATCACTTTGTGTTGACTCGAGTAGCTTGCTAACAAGGCAACATTGGACGACCATTAACCACACTAAGTAATTATTCATAGCCCAAAATATACACATCCACACATGCTGTTGCagacaaaaatttaaaactaaatcAGAAAAGTGCTCTTCTCCTTTGTTAATTCTGCACAAATGAACATGCTATGTTTCTCTATTCACAACCTCCTTTACCTCAGCTCACACCATTACAACTTCCCAAGCACTAAGCGATAACCGCAACGACACTCTCATCTCATCCAACGCCGCCTTCGCCTTGGGCTTTTACAGCCCACGGAGCTCCAAGAATCGCTACGAGTGGGCATATGGTACAACCACAACAACATGAGAGACAAGACCGTGGTGTGGGTCGCCAACCGAGACGACCCGCTCCCCGATCGATCAGGCGTGCTCCGGGTCATCCCGCCAGGCCGCCTGCTCATTCTCAACAACGCTACTATCTGGTCTGCCAACAGTTCACGCACTGCGCAGCACTGCTCTCCTCTGGCGCTTCTGCTCGACTCTGGGAATCTCGTCTTGGTGGATGAAAGCGACGAGAGCAGTATGATATGGCAGAGCTTCGACTATCCAACTGACACTTTCTTACCAGATGTTAGTATGTCTTGAATCTGTATAGTATGCCTTGGAATTTGCTATGCTATGTTTCTGTTTTTGGTCCTAAttgttactccctctgtcccataaaaaatgaGCAATGAgtatggcacgagaattaagataaaattgttaaagtacgagagaggggcagaatggtatggtaaagtaagagaggggaagagaatgatagttaaagtagtctTAGTGAATAGTGGAACccacattattaaattgatataacttttcaaaaatagaatgcatatatttttgtggaacggacgaaaatggagagtgtacatatttttatgggactaTATTGGGCATAACTCTGCAATCTGAAAATAATCTGAATACAATCTATACAATATGTTCTCTACGTTTCCTGTTCGTGGACGTAGCCAACACAAtgttggtgaaccacgtaaatatgtgtctctttacgtttctgtttgtttcgattacacaattgctctattctgtcacaacatCAGGAATGAGGCTCAGTAAGAACTTTGTGTCCGGGCAAGAAGTCTACGTCTCGTCGGCTAAAAGCAATGATGATCCGGCAACAGGTGGCTTCACGTATCGCTGCGATCCCAGTGTCTATCCGCAGACTGTGATCAAAGAAGGTGGCTCGTTCCGGTACAAAGGAGGGCCGTGGAATGGTGTTAGCTTCAGTGGCACTCCGAACTTGGTGAGAAACTCTCTTTTTAGATAGTTTTGATGCCAATGTATTCTTTCGTACAGGCTCGGGAAGTAGAAAACGAGAAACAATTATAGTGACGTTGCCAGTGGTTACGAGTATTTTGTTGTTGTTAGGCCTGGGCTTGTTTCTATTTTATCGTGTTAGAAAGAATCCAAAGCATCAGCAACAAGAAACGGGTGAGACGGTGATGAGTTATGCAATGCTTTTCTTCATGTTAACCCTTCTTTAACTCTCATTTTTCAGACAATCCGAGGAATTCTAGTGAAACCTAGGAGGAGCAAAAGATACAAATGTTTGAATTATCCACAATGATCAATGCTACTAATGGATTTTCAATCAGTAATAAGTTGGGAGAGGGTGGATTTGGGCCGGTTTTTAAGGTAAAATCCTTATCACAATGTTTTACTTCTTTGGAGAAGTTGAAGAACAAGAATTCAAATAACTACATTATTGAACTAGGGATTGCTGGAGGGACAGGACATTGCTGTGAAACGACTATCAACAACTTCCCTTCAAGGAGCACATGAGTTCAAGAATGAGTTAATCTGTATCGCCAAACTTCGGCTTTTAGGATGTTGCATTCAAGGAGAAGAAAGGATGCTCGTTTATGAATACATGACCAACAAAAGCCTCGACTTAATACTATTCGGTTAACGTTCTTTCACATTTAGCATCCACCTCAATTTTATAGTACATCATAGGAAAGAACTATGATGTATAAATCACACATAACTGTTGCAAAGTTTACCAAGATGAGATGTAGCAAATCTTTATCAATTTCGTAAAAAAAATGTGTATATGTTTCCTCACTTTTCTGGCAGATCAAGTGAAGAGAAGGATGCTAGACTGGCCAAGACGCTTCGATATTATTAATGGAATTGCAAGAGGCCTTACCTATCTTCATCAAGATCCCCGCCTTAGAGTTATCCATAGAGATCACAAAGCCAGTAATATATTACTAGACTCAGACATGATTCCTAAAATATCAGACTTTGGCCTTGCAAGAATATGTGGAGGCAACGAAACTGGAGCCAAAACAAGCCGAGCTGTAGGTACACAGTATGTATGCAATCCTTACAACGTTACACACCAAAAGTCCAATTCTCTTCTTGCTATCTTAAATCCTTGGTGAACATTTTTGTAGTGGCTACATGTCCCCGGAGTACGCTGTAGACGGTTTATTTTCAGTGAAATCGGACGTGTTTAGCTTTGGTGTTCTGGTGCTGGAAATTATAAGTGGCAATAGTAACAGAGGATTCACTCTGGTGAATCATCGCCACAACCTTCTTGGACATGTAAGTATTCTCCGTTCCCTTGTTGGACATGTAAGTATTCTTCGTTCCCGTCTCTCTTCAGTATGGAAATCAAATCCTTATAATGAATGAAACAACAGGCATGGATGCTTTACAAAGAAGAAAGGTCACTTGAGCTAGCAGATTCTTGTTTGGAATATTCAAGCTATATATCACAAGTGGCGCGATCGATACATGTGGGTCTTTAGTGCGTTCAAGAAGAGACGGAAGAGAGGCCAAACATGTCTTCAGTGGTGCTGATGCTGAACAATGATGGGGTTCTGCCCCAACCAAAACATCCTGGTTTCTTCACAGGAAGAGATGTAGTAATAAGAAGTGAAACTTGGCACAGCTCTAACACTGCAGGTGCCGCTAATGCAATGACCATTTTtagttaaacaaattcaaactaaaaattacagattaaatttgtataatTACGAGACTGCTATAGGAATTTGAGTTGAATGAGAAATGGGGCATTATAACGTTTGAATTGCTGAGGCATTTCAGCATTTCTTTTGGAAAATCACTTCCAAATCCTTCAGAGTCTATTGATTTGCACAGGAGAAACTATATACTCTTGTCCCCCATTAACTGCTTACTTTTTGCTATTTTCATTTGTCCCCTATTAATTGTCCACTATCACCTTTTTATCATAAACGGTAAATAAGccatcacattccactaactttttcaactaaatttcctttgcatttcttaaaactcgtgacgGAACCGAAGTAGACAATTAGGGAACGGAGGTAGTAGCAAAGAAATGCAAATTGGAGTGTGGTGGGGAAAAATTAAGATACAAGAatctcaaataaaaaataaatagataagCATAAAAGAAGCTACTAATATCAAGAAAGATGGACAGAATACTGTAATTGGTCGTATACAATAATATCATCCTCAAAATATCTCTAAGATTTATAATGAATCAAATAAACCAAAGAAGAAAACTACAAACTAAACAAGAGAAGCAGTGTgtgtgtagagagagagaggttgtGTCTGTACATAACACCTCTCATGGAATCCTACACGATTCAATGACTTCAAGAACTGCAATGTAAGTCTGAGGTGAGATCATGTTCATCGCCCTATGAAATTCCTGCATAAGAAATGAGccagaatatatatatataagaaactAGGATATAAACATTGATTCTGGTCATCGGATGTAAAATACATACCACGAATCTCTC
Coding sequences within:
- the LOC121773520 gene encoding 4-hydroxy-tetrahydrodipicolinate reductase 2, chloroplastic-like produces the protein MAFLARASLNSSFTTRREYINLQNPCIDLKNENTFANRLSCRTPIPKTSLVAMASSSAQSAAVVSTPEPRNSGTSIMVNGCAGKMGRAVLEAAMAAGLNPVPVALGVPEDAGKVLDFGGMQIEIHGPSDRESVLASTFNDYPDLIVVDYTVPAAVNDNAALYCKVGVPFVMGTTGGDRELLYKAVGDSNVYAVISPQMSKQVVAFLAAMEIMSEQFPGAFSGYDLKVMESHQASKLDVSGTAKAVISCFQKLGAKFDEEQVQLIRDPKLQVKMVGVPEEHLSGHAFHTYHLTSPDGTVNFEFQHNVCGRSIYAEGTVDATLFLAKKVRSKADKRIYDMIDVLRKGNMR
- the LOC121773391 gene encoding G-type lectin S-receptor-like serine/threonine-protein kinase At4g27290, with translation MFELSTMINATNGFSISNKLGEGGFGPVFKGLLEGQDIAVKRLSTTSLQGAHEFKNELICIAKLRLLGCCIQGEERMLVYEYMTNKSLDLILFDQVKRRMLDWPRRFDIINGIARGLTYLHQDPRLRVIHRDHKASNILLDSDMIPKISDFGLARICGGNETGAKTSRAVGTHGYMSPEYAVDGLFSVKSDVFSFGVLVLEIISGNSNRGFTLVNHRHNLLGHAWMLYKEERSLELADSCLEYSSYISQVARSIHVGL